From Candidatus Thermoplasmatota archaeon, a single genomic window includes:
- a CDS encoding methyltransferase domain-containing protein yields MRFLFELSGEHPTLPAREALAVLSLAGPSAVLDEDEGVLVAEAPPQAKGWLPRLAMSHSVLEHLASVPARREDVLEALAGAKGRLGATFAVRATRMGGAGRELSVATLEREAGARLAQPARVDLRAPETEVRAVLAARAHVGLLLHRVDRAAFESRHVRRRPFFAPITVHPRLARCMANLARVRSGERVLDPFCGTGGLAIEAGLLGARVTVGDLDPRMVEGAAHALEAAGVRHESRVADAAQAALSGAPWDAILTDPPYGRGASSHREPRLALYRRALDAFAKALRPGGRLVAAFPDPAVIPLVREVLTVEEVHAVRVHKSLTRQVVVARKDDG; encoded by the coding sequence GTGCGCTTCCTGTTCGAGCTTTCGGGCGAACACCCCACCCTCCCGGCCCGCGAGGCGCTTGCGGTCCTCTCGCTGGCCGGGCCCTCCGCCGTCCTCGACGAGGACGAGGGCGTTCTGGTGGCGGAAGCCCCGCCCCAGGCGAAGGGGTGGCTGCCCAGGCTTGCGATGAGCCACTCCGTCCTGGAGCACCTGGCCTCCGTGCCGGCCCGCCGGGAAGACGTCCTGGAGGCCCTCGCGGGGGCGAAAGGCCGCCTGGGCGCCACGTTTGCCGTCCGCGCGACGAGGATGGGCGGCGCCGGCCGCGAACTTTCCGTTGCGACGCTCGAACGAGAGGCCGGCGCCCGGCTTGCCCAGCCCGCGCGCGTGGACCTGCGCGCGCCGGAGACCGAGGTGCGTGCGGTGCTGGCCGCGCGCGCGCACGTCGGGCTGCTGCTGCATCGGGTCGACCGCGCCGCCTTCGAGTCCCGCCACGTCCGGCGTCGCCCGTTCTTTGCCCCGATCACGGTCCACCCGCGCTTGGCTCGCTGCATGGCCAACCTCGCTCGCGTGCGGTCCGGGGAGCGGGTCCTCGATCCGTTCTGCGGCACGGGCGGCCTTGCGATCGAGGCGGGCCTGCTGGGGGCGCGCGTCACCGTGGGCGACCTCGATCCCCGCATGGTGGAAGGCGCCGCGCACGCGTTGGAGGCGGCCGGCGTGCGACACGAAAGCCGCGTGGCCGACGCGGCGCAGGCCGCCCTTTCCGGCGCGCCGTGGGACGCGATCCTCACGGACCCTCCGTACGGCCGGGGCGCGTCCTCACACCGCGAACCCCGCCTGGCGCTGTACCGTCGCGCGCTTGACGCTTTCGCCAAAGCGCTTCGTCCGGGCGGGAGGCTCGTCGCGGCGTTCCCGGATCCCGCCGTGATCCCGCTCGTGCGAGAGGTGCTGACGGTGGAGGAGGTCCACGCCGTACGCGTGCACAAAAGCCTCACGCGCCAGGTCGTCGTTGCGCGCAAGGACGACGGCTAG